Within the Flavobacterium sp. N502536 genome, the region CTTTTTTGCAGCCAACAAACAGGTATATTACTAATAAGAAGTAAAAATTCTTCATTCGATATTCTTTTAAACGTAAAATTATCCTCGCCAGTGTTTTTCAAGTTGAACAGAATTGTCTGGGGAATGACGCTTCGCTCTTTTGTAAAATGTACAGTAGCGGTTTTGGTATTAAATCAAATCGGCTTGGTTGGCATTGCAGTAGGTTTTGCAATGTTTGATGAAAGCCTTTTCAAATTCTTTTTTCTATAAGGGCTTTTTTGAAATAATCCTTGAATCGGAATTTGATTTTTTCGGCAAATATAGCTTTGATTTTTTCAAAAAATGAAATAATTCTTATTAAATTTTTATTACGAAATAATGTACTGGGTGAAGTATTTCTAAATTCCAAGTTTCAAGTTTCAAATTCCACATCTGACATTCCACATCTGACATTTCACATCTGACATTTCACATCTGACATTTCACATCTGACATTTCACATCTGACATTCCACATCTGACATTCCACAATTTTCACATTTTCACTTTCCGCAAACCGGGATGTTCAATCAAATTTCCATTAATTACCCCCAATAGGTTATAAAATGAGTCCTGTTGACAGGCTGTTTTTTTAATTTTCTCTATCAAAGATACGATTTTCGGCTGATTTTTCTTTTCTGAAAATGGAGTGAAGGACAATATGAGTTTCTTTTGAGGCTATTTTGGCTGAGCTACCCAAAAATAAGGGAAAATAATTGAGGTTATAACTTTTTAATTTTAAATAAGTTATCGAAAAATGTGAATTTTTATTGATTTTTTTTGCCGAAAAGCTTGCTTTTAACTGAACTTATGTTCTATATTTGCACCACAGTAATGCGAAAGTAGCTCAGTTGGTAGAGCTCCAGCCTTCCAAGCTGGTTGTCGCGAGTTCGAGCCTCGTCTTTCGCTCTAAAAAAACCGAGATTTAATCGTTTCGGTTTTTTTAACAAAGCTAAATAATTTTTTATTTTTATTTTTTTTAATGATTTAAATTATTTATATTTGCACCCTGTAAATGCGAAAGTAGCTCAGTTGGTAGAGCTCCAGCCTTCCAAGCTGGTTGTCGCGAGTTCGAGCCTCGTCTTTCGCTCTTTAAAAATCCTCAAACATTTGTTTGGGGATTTTTTGTTTTTAGTCATAATTGGTCCGCACAAAAAAACAATACGCGGATTATACTGATTCGTTTTACGAAAACGCGGATCAGTGCGGATTTTTTATATTATCCGTATGAGGATAACTTGTATTCTTTTGGAGAATCCGTTTTTATCAGCGTTTTAGTGGAGCAAATCCGCGTTATCTGTGTTTTTTTTAATCAGATTCAAAAGGGAAAAAACAAACTCCAGATCTTTATATCTAATTGCTTAAAAAATTGGAATTTGGAATTTAAAAGATTGGGATTTAAGATCTGTGGAATTTCTTGTGCTCTTCATAGTTGAAAAATCAATACGCGGATTATACTGATTCGCCAGGCGAAAGCGCGGATCGACACAGATTTTTTATATTATCCGTTTTTATCAGTGTTTTCGTGAAACGAATCCGCGTTATCTGCGTTCTTTTTGGGTTAGGTAAGGAGAAAAAAAATCCAAATCCCAAATCTTTCTATCTAATTGATTAAAAAATTGGAATTTGGAATTTAAAAAAATTGGGATTTATAAAGCTTGAATTTTTACTTCAGATTGCTTAAATCACTTTCTGTTTCTAATTCTGTTGGAACTTCGTTTTGTAGAAACAAACGAGCCTGCAGGTTTCCTTTTAAGGTAATTTTGTCGCCTTTAACTTCCAGCCAGCTGCCTTCTCGTAAGCCTAAAACCGGAATTGCATTAAAGGCATGAAACTCTTTAATTCGCGTTTCTCTTGTTTCTCCCATGTGTTTCGATTGCAGGTCCGGGTCTAAGTAATGCGGGTTTAGATTGAAAGGGATTAAACCCAGTGTTTGAAAACTTGGCGGATAAATGATTGGCATATCATTAGTGGTTTGCATAGACAGACCGCAAATATTACTTCCGGCACTAGTTCCTAAATAAGGTGTTCCGTTTTTTACAGTTTCAGAAAGAAGCTGCATAATATTGTGTTTGTACAATTGGGTTACCAGTAAAAAAGTATTTCCTCCTCCGGTAAATATTCCTTCTGCATTTTTCAGGGCATCTTCTGCACTTTCAAATTCGTGAATTCCTTTAACAGAAATGTTGATTGAGGTAAAAGCTTCTGAAACCTTTGCGGTATAATCATCATGTGAGATGCCTCCGGGACGGGCAAACGGAATAAATAAGATGCTGGTACAGTTTTTGAAATGAGATTGTAAAGTAGGGAGTAAATACTCTAAATAGCTGCCTTCGTGAAGGGTAGAAGTGCTGGCAATGATAATGCTTTTCATATAATTTAAACTCAGGTTGAACCGGTTAAAGATATTAAAAACTCTCTCTTTACAGCCTCTTCGTTGAGTTTAATTAACATATTTTTACCAACTCCTTAGTATTAAATTTGGAGAACATTAAGATATTTTTACAGCTTTAAGAAAAACGCTAAAAAATTGTTATCGATGCATAAGGTTCTCTGTTTTTTGGTTATTGTTTTAGGGCAAACCGGTTGGTCTCAGGCTCAGGACAAGGCTGTTTTAAACGGAAGGATAACTTCTAATGCCACTGATTTGGAAGGAGTTTATGTCATCAATGCCCGGACAGAGGTAATGACAACAACAACTGCTTCGGGAGCGTTTTCAATAGCTGCCAAGGCGGGCGATGAGCTTGTTTTTTCATCTGTATTATTCAGGGAAAACAGGGTGGTGTTAACGGCAGAAAACTTTTCGGATATCAATTTTACGGTGAAACTCAATATGGTGATGCATCAGTTGCAGGAAGTTATCGTGAAAAATTACAGTAATGTCAATGCTGTTTCTTTGGGAATTATTCCTGCTGGGCAAAAATCATATACGGCAGCCGAACGAAAATTGCGTACGGCTACCGATTTAAATGCGACGGCAAGCGCAGGAGGTATGGTGGGAGCTTCTGTTTCTGCTGATCCTTTATTGAATTTCTTTTCAGGACGTACCGCCATGCTTAAAAAAGAAGCAGTGGTAGAGAAAAAAGAGGCTTTTATGAAGCTTTTAGAAAAAATGTTTACACTCGAGCATTTTGTGGATCGCTTGAAAATTCCTCTGGAATATGTAAAAGGATTCGAATATTACGCAGTAGATAATGATAAGTTCACGGTGATTCTGAACTCTAAAAACAAAACTTCTACTGAGTTTTTATTGGGAGAATTGGCTGTTAAGTATAAAGAAATAATTGCAAGTGAAAATAAATAAAATCATATACATTGCCCTGCTGCTGTTGGTTCAGTTGGGTTTTACGCAGAATAAAACTTCGAAAGAAATTTTTGGACAAATTTTCGAGCAGTCTACTTCGGTTGACGCGGTAAATATTATTAATAACGCGACCCAGGTAACGGCAGTTTCAGATGCAAACGGGATGTTTTCGATTGTGGTAAAAGAAGGAGATGTTTTGGTGTTTTCGGCTGTAAATCTGGAGGGGTATAAAAGAAGGATTACAGCGGAAGATATGAATTCGGCTTTGCTTCGCATTAAAATGACAGCCAAAGAGGTAGAGCTTAAAGAGGTAGTGGTGAATGAGAATGCTAATATTACGGCTGAAAATTTAGGGATAATTCCATACGGGCAAAAAAAATATACGGCCGCAGAGCGAAAAGTGTATACGGCAACTTCTACTTCGGTAGACAAATTACTCAATAAGATTTCCGGACGAACTGCAATGCTTAAAAAGGAAGTTAATGTCGAAAAGAAAGAGATGCTTTTTAGGAAAATGGAATATCTTTTTGAGGAAAATTATTATACGGATCGATTGAAAATTCCTGTAGCAGATATTAAAGGATTTCAATTATATTGTGTAGATGATGCTGAATTTGCCGTATCTTTGGATACTAAAAACAAAACAATGAGTATGTTTTTATTAACCGATCTAGCCCGAAAATA harbors:
- a CDS encoding carboxypeptidase-like regulatory domain-containing protein, with amino-acid sequence MKINKIIYIALLLLVQLGFTQNKTSKEIFGQIFEQSTSVDAVNIINNATQVTAVSDANGMFSIVVKEGDVLVFSAVNLEGYKRRITAEDMNSALLRIKMTAKEVELKEVVVNENANITAENLGIIPYGQKKYTAAERKVYTATSTSVDKLLNKISGRTAMLKKEVNVEKKEMLFRKMEYLFEENYYTDRLKIPVADIKGFQLYCVDDAEFAVSLDTKNKTMSMFLLTDLARKYLIILENEK
- the pepE gene encoding dipeptidase PepE is translated as MKSIIIASTSTLHEGSYLEYLLPTLQSHFKNCTSILFIPFARPGGISHDDYTAKVSEAFTSINISVKGIHEFESAEDALKNAEGIFTGGGNTFLLVTQLYKHNIMQLLSETVKNGTPYLGTSAGSNICGLSMQTTNDMPIIYPPSFQTLGLIPFNLNPHYLDPDLQSKHMGETRETRIKEFHAFNAIPVLGLREGSWLEVKGDKITLKGNLQARLFLQNEVPTELETESDLSNLK